One segment of bacterium DNA contains the following:
- a CDS encoding GTP-binding protein, with amino-acid sequence MSKEKFVRSKPHVNIGTIGHVDHGKTSLTAAITTVLAKKGWATAKGY; translated from the coding sequence ATGTCGAAAGAAAAATTCGTTCGTAGCAAGCCGCACGTGAACATCGGGACGATCGGCCACGTGGACCATGGGAAGACGAGCTTGACGGCGGCCATCACGACGGTCCTGGCCAAGAAGGGCTGGGCGACGGCGAAGGGATAT